A DNA window from Candidatus Equadaptatus faecalis contains the following coding sequences:
- a CDS encoding aldo/keto reductase, with protein MADFGFGCMRLPVTDSKNLSSFDFPLIEKLFDTYLEHGFRYFDTAYVYHGGKGEEAVRKALVERHARNEFELATKLPLRTFKDLDELKQIFDKQLENCGVEYFDYYLLHNVGTNVWARMKQHNVIGFTAEKKAEGKIKKLGISFHDKPELFDEILSEYAEKIDFVQLQVNYADMETEGVQARECLEIAAKYNLPVTVMEPVKGGTLAKIPAEAEKLLRGMRPDATPASWALRFAASQKGVVRVLSGMNSMEQLEDNLKTFENFEPVTEEETKILFRAAEIINSQTAVKCTGCGYCTEGCPKGIAIHKIFALYNSISRLTGSFSSEHTYYTNLVLQTALASSCIKCGKCEQACPQHLKIRTLLEDCVEKLENGNVILAPFLEKLKNNG; from the coding sequence ATGGCAGATTTCGGCTTCGGCTGTATGAGGCTTCCCGTTACTGATTCAAAAAATCTTTCGTCCTTTGATTTTCCGCTTATCGAAAAACTGTTCGACACTTATCTTGAACACGGCTTCAGATATTTTGACACGGCATACGTTTATCACGGGGGAAAAGGAGAAGAAGCAGTCCGCAAAGCTCTTGTTGAACGCCACGCAAGAAACGAATTCGAGCTTGCGACAAAGCTGCCGCTGCGAACCTTCAAGGATTTGGACGAACTGAAACAGATTTTTGACAAGCAGCTTGAAAACTGCGGCGTTGAATATTTTGACTATTATCTGCTGCACAACGTCGGGACAAATGTATGGGCGAGAATGAAGCAGCACAACGTCATCGGCTTTACGGCTGAGAAAAAAGCTGAGGGAAAAATAAAAAAGCTCGGCATATCCTTCCACGACAAGCCGGAGCTTTTTGACGAAATACTCTCGGAATACGCGGAAAAAATTGATTTCGTCCAGCTGCAGGTCAACTACGCCGACATGGAAACGGAGGGCGTACAGGCTCGCGAATGCCTTGAAATCGCGGCGAAATACAATCTGCCGGTAACTGTTATGGAGCCGGTAAAAGGCGGAACACTCGCGAAAATTCCCGCAGAAGCGGAAAAGCTTCTGCGCGGCATGCGTCCGGACGCGACGCCCGCCTCATGGGCGCTTCGCTTTGCCGCCTCACAGAAAGGCGTTGTACGCGTACTCTCAGGCATGAACAGCATGGAGCAGCTCGAAGACAACCTGAAAACCTTTGAAAACTTCGAGCCGGTTACGGAAGAAGAAACCAAAATACTGTTCCGCGCGGCGGAAATAATAAACTCGCAGACTGCGGTCAAATGCACAGGCTGCGGATACTGCACGGAAGGCTGCCCGAAAGGCATCGCGATACACAAAATATTCGCTCTTTACAACAGCATATCGCGCCTCACCGGCAGCTTCTCAAGCGAACACACCTACTATACAAACCTTGTCCTGCAGACAGCCCTTGCAAGCAGCTGCATAAAATGCGGCAAATGCGAACAGGCGTGCCCCCAGCATCTGAAAATCAGGACTCTGCTTGAAGACTGCGTTGAAAAGCTCGAGA